A window of the Salipiger sp. H15 genome harbors these coding sequences:
- a CDS encoding response regulator transcription factor has translation MKVLLVEDDQFHASYLQDALAEALPEVTEMLHATDGAAGEAEARAARIEAVVMDLQMDGRNGIEAARAIWAERPGTRILFWSNYSDEAYLRGISRIVPEDSAYGYVLKTATRERLKLALRAVLLEGQIMVDREIHRLQRRSASPRNALDDSEYAVLLDLALGLQDKLIAERRGMSLRTVQNRLLSLYDKLGVDGEDVGPALNKRVKALSRAFTTRTLNVETLESAQRDYERWLAGRARSMH, from the coding sequence ATGAAAGTGCTGCTCGTCGAGGATGACCAGTTCCACGCCTCCTACCTGCAGGACGCGCTCGCCGAGGCCCTGCCCGAGGTGACCGAGATGCTGCACGCCACCGACGGCGCGGCAGGCGAGGCCGAGGCCCGCGCCGCGCGCATCGAGGCGGTGGTGATGGACCTGCAGATGGACGGGCGCAACGGCATCGAGGCCGCCCGCGCGATCTGGGCCGAGCGGCCGGGCACGCGCATCCTCTTCTGGTCGAACTACTCGGACGAGGCCTACCTGCGCGGCATCTCCCGCATCGTGCCCGAGGACAGCGCCTATGGCTACGTGCTGAAGACCGCCACCCGCGAGCGGCTGAAGCTGGCGCTGCGCGCCGTGCTGCTGGAAGGCCAGATCATGGTCGACCGCGAGATCCACCGCCTGCAGCGCCGCAGCGCGAGCCCGCGCAATGCGCTCGACGACAGCGAATACGCGGTGCTGCTCGATCTGGCGCTCGGCCTGCAGGACAAGCTCATCGCCGAGCGCCGCGGCATGTCGCTGCGCACGGTGCAGAACCGGCTGCTGTCGCTCTACGACAAGCTCGGCGTGGATGGCGAAGACGTGGGCCCGGCGCTCAACAAGCGCGTCAAGGCGCTGTCGCGCGCCTTCACCACGCGCACGCTCAACGTCGAGACGCTGGAAAGCGCGCAGCGCGACTACGAGCGCTGGCTGGCGGGACGGGCAAGGTCGATGCACTAG
- a CDS encoding ATP-binding protein, which translates to MISPPAAEAASSGCLHARPALPSGQSSGLSLGIPPVPGGVFERISARLAGEIELGAALCAIAPEIAEVLPFSHVDICLHDTPGWVVSFEAGIETRWSQRRTRVQYSPVRDVLLGRCEAMLSANAMEDPRQTFPGACCEPILNHRLRARINVPLRVMGRVTGTLNFSHGTEGFYGPEHVPLAQALADLLAPWFHALHGAARASQAAQLRARAQEQAEGLRQGALELTQTLEQERQRIGMDLHDQTLADLTRILRELTGDAPLDRDLLAERVTDTIDDLRALIDTAVPTLLDLFGFAHAVRVHLERAVGAGSVEVDVEDDTDGAPDRLGPTARTALFRITQEAINNAARHAGARRILVTVSSEPQDRLRITISDDGIGIGPEVGRRSGLSHLRTRAHLIGADLEIVADAGTRVTVTLPEFPA; encoded by the coding sequence ATGATTTCACCGCCAGCGGCCGAGGCCGCGAGCTCGGGCTGCCTGCACGCCCGGCCAGCACTGCCGTCGGGCCAGTCGTCCGGCCTGTCACTGGGGATTCCGCCGGTGCCGGGCGGCGTGTTCGAGCGCATATCCGCGCGTCTCGCCGGCGAGATCGAACTCGGCGCGGCGCTCTGCGCCATCGCGCCCGAGATCGCCGAGGTGCTGCCGTTCAGCCATGTCGACATCTGCCTGCACGACACGCCCGGCTGGGTGGTCAGCTTCGAAGCCGGGATCGAGACGCGCTGGTCGCAGCGCCGCACCCGTGTGCAGTATTCCCCGGTGCGCGACGTGCTGCTCGGGCGCTGCGAGGCGATGCTCTCGGCCAATGCCATGGAGGACCCGCGGCAGACCTTCCCCGGTGCCTGCTGCGAGCCGATCCTGAACCACCGGCTGCGGGCGCGGATCAACGTGCCGCTGCGGGTCATGGGCAGGGTCACCGGCACGCTCAACTTCTCGCACGGGACCGAGGGCTTCTACGGCCCCGAACACGTGCCGCTGGCGCAGGCGCTGGCAGACCTGCTCGCCCCGTGGTTCCACGCGCTGCACGGCGCGGCGCGCGCCAGCCAGGCGGCGCAGCTGCGCGCCCGCGCGCAGGAGCAGGCCGAGGGGCTGCGGCAGGGCGCGCTCGAGCTCACCCAGACGCTCGAGCAGGAGCGCCAGCGCATCGGCATGGACCTGCATGACCAGACCCTCGCCGACCTCACCCGCATCCTGCGCGAGCTGACCGGCGACGCGCCGCTCGACCGCGACCTGCTGGCCGAGCGCGTGACCGACACGATCGACGACCTGCGCGCGCTCATCGACACCGCCGTGCCGACGCTTCTCGACCTTTTCGGCTTTGCCCATGCGGTGCGCGTGCACCTCGAGCGCGCGGTCGGCGCGGGATCCGTCGAGGTGGATGTCGAGGACGACACCGACGGCGCCCCCGACCGGCTCGGGCCGACCGCGCGCACCGCGCTCTTCCGCATCACGCAGGAGGCGATCAACAACGCCGCCCGTCATGCCGGGGCGCGGCGCATCCTCGTCACCGTCTCGTCCGAGCCGCAGGACCGCCTGCGCATCACCATCAGCGACGACGGCATCGGCATCGGCCCCGAGGTGGGCCGCCGCTCGGGGCTGTCGCATCTGCGTACCCGCGCCCATCTCATCGGCGCCGATCTCGAAATCGTGGCGGACGCCGGCACCCGCGTCACCGTCACCCTCCCGGAGTTCCCCGCATGA
- a CDS encoding ABC transporter substrate-binding protein has product MTKSKMLLGAAGLAMLAGGAMADTSGKRIALSNNYAGNSWRQAMLQTFQEVGGKAVEEGVVAAADAYTTSENQATEQAAQIQNMILQGYDAIILNAASPTALNGAVEEACNAGLTVVSFDGIVTAPCAWRIAVDFKQMGKEQVEYLATRLPEGGNLLEIRGLAGVFVDDEIHAGIEEGVAENGQFKIVGSVHGDWAQEVAQKAVAGVLPSLPDVVGVVTQGGDGYGAAQAFKAAGRDTPLIVLGNRQDEMQWWADQRDANGYETLSLSIAPGVASLAFWVAQQILDGAEVPKDLTVPFLKVTQDTLDESLKSTPEGSVANTVYSLDDAKAVIAGAM; this is encoded by the coding sequence ATGACCAAATCCAAGATGCTGCTCGGCGCGGCGGGGCTTGCCATGCTGGCGGGCGGCGCGATGGCCGACACTTCGGGCAAGCGCATCGCGCTGTCGAACAACTACGCGGGCAACTCCTGGCGGCAGGCGATGCTGCAGACCTTCCAGGAGGTCGGCGGCAAGGCGGTCGAGGAGGGCGTGGTCGCCGCGGCGGATGCCTACACCACCTCCGAGAACCAGGCCACCGAGCAGGCCGCGCAGATCCAGAACATGATCCTGCAGGGCTATGACGCGATCATCCTCAACGCCGCCTCGCCGACCGCGCTGAACGGCGCCGTTGAAGAAGCCTGCAATGCCGGGCTCACCGTGGTCAGCTTCGACGGTATCGTCACCGCCCCCTGCGCCTGGCGCATCGCGGTGGACTTCAAGCAGATGGGCAAGGAGCAGGTCGAGTACCTCGCGACGCGCCTGCCCGAGGGCGGCAACCTGCTCGAGATCCGCGGCCTTGCCGGGGTGTTCGTGGATGACGAGATCCACGCGGGCATCGAGGAAGGCGTCGCCGAGAACGGCCAGTTCAAGATCGTCGGCTCGGTGCACGGGGACTGGGCGCAGGAAGTGGCGCAGAAGGCCGTCGCGGGCGTGCTGCCCTCGCTGCCCGACGTGGTCGGCGTGGTGACCCAGGGCGGCGACGGCTACGGCGCGGCGCAGGCCTTCAAGGCCGCGGGCCGCGACACGCCGCTGATCGTGCTCGGCAACCGCCAGGACGAGATGCAGTGGTGGGCCGACCAGCGCGACGCCAACGGCTACGAGACGCTGTCGCTGTCGATCGCACCGGGCGTGGCCTCGCTGGCCTTCTGGGTGGCGCAGCAGATCCTCGACGGCGCCGAGGTGCCCAAGGACCTGACCGTGCCCTTCCTGAAGGTGACGCAGGACACGCTGGACGAGTCGCTGAAGTCCACCCCCGAGGGCTCGGTCGCCAACACCGTCTACTCGCTCGACGACGCCAAGGCCGTGATCGCGGGAGCGATGTAA
- a CDS encoding sugar ABC transporter ATP-binding protein — protein sequence MTTAAQAAAPIVALTDAAKHFGAVRALDGVSLSISPGDCLGLVGHNGAGKSTLVNVVNGGLAPSAGSVEFPASGATTALAAGVRSVFQELSLCPNLTVAENLRISHSALKGMNWRAPARAEISAALDQVFPGHGIDADAPVDTLSIAERQMVEIAIGFAPRGTAAKLVILDEPTSSLDAGIAEQLLIHIKRFCAQGGAVIFISHMLGEIFEVASRILVMKDGKVVAERPAGGFTRQGLVDAMGHVATEAVAAQAARVQGEEVLHTPEGLRARKGEIVGLSGLAGHGQAEALARLYLGATSSWRSPREAGMVFVAGDRGRDGVLPLWSILRNASISILPQIAKRGLVDREKEAAVAAEWKKRIGIRTEDVTNPILSLSGGNQQKVLFARALASAAPVVVMDDPMRGVDVGTKQDVYAMIRAEAARGRTFLWYSTETEEVCQCDRVFVFRNGAISAELTGDQITEERILEASFEMEGA from the coding sequence ATGACGACCGCAGCCCAAGCGGCTGCGCCGATCGTCGCCCTGACCGATGCCGCAAAGCATTTCGGCGCGGTCAGGGCGCTCGACGGCGTGAGCCTGTCCATCTCTCCCGGCGACTGCCTCGGCCTTGTCGGCCACAACGGCGCCGGGAAATCCACGCTCGTCAACGTGGTCAATGGCGGGCTCGCGCCCTCCGCGGGCTCGGTCGAGTTCCCGGCCTCGGGGGCCACGACGGCGCTTGCCGCCGGGGTGCGCTCGGTGTTCCAGGAGCTGTCGCTCTGCCCGAACCTGACGGTGGCCGAGAACCTGCGCATCTCGCATTCCGCGCTGAAGGGGATGAACTGGCGCGCCCCGGCGCGGGCCGAGATCAGCGCCGCGCTCGACCAGGTGTTCCCGGGCCACGGCATCGACGCCGACGCGCCGGTCGACACGCTCTCGATCGCGGAACGGCAGATGGTCGAGATCGCCATCGGTTTCGCCCCGCGCGGAACCGCGGCGAAGCTGGTCATCCTCGACGAGCCCACCTCGTCGCTGGATGCCGGCATCGCCGAACAGTTGCTCATCCACATCAAGCGCTTCTGCGCGCAGGGCGGCGCGGTCATCTTCATCTCGCACATGCTGGGCGAGATCTTCGAGGTGGCGAGCCGCATCCTCGTGATGAAGGACGGCAAGGTCGTGGCCGAGCGCCCCGCCGGGGGCTTCACCCGGCAGGGGCTGGTGGATGCCATGGGCCATGTCGCCACCGAGGCGGTCGCCGCGCAGGCCGCGCGGGTGCAGGGCGAGGAGGTGCTGCACACGCCCGAGGGGCTGCGCGCCCGCAAGGGCGAGATCGTCGGGCTTTCGGGGCTGGCGGGGCACGGGCAGGCCGAGGCGCTGGCCCGGCTCTACCTCGGTGCCACCTCGTCCTGGCGCAGCCCGCGCGAGGCCGGGATGGTCTTTGTCGCCGGGGACCGCGGCCGTGACGGCGTGCTGCCGCTCTGGTCGATCCTGCGCAATGCCTCGATCTCGATCCTGCCGCAGATCGCCAAACGCGGTCTCGTTGACCGCGAGAAGGAGGCCGCCGTCGCCGCCGAGTGGAAGAAGCGCATCGGCATCCGCACCGAGGACGTGACCAACCCCATCCTGTCGCTCTCGGGCGGCAACCAGCAGAAGGTGCTCTTCGCCCGCGCGCTCGCCTCCGCCGCCCCGGTGGTGGTGATGGACGATCCGATGCGTGGCGTCGACGTGGGCACCAAACAGGACGTCTATGCCATGATCCGCGCCGAGGCCGCCCGCGGCCGCACCTTCCTTTGGTATTCCACCGAGACCGAGGAGGTCTGCCAGTGCGACCGGGTCTTCGTCTTCCGCAACGGCGCGATCTCGGCCGAACTGACCGGCGACCAGATCACCGAGGAGCGCATCCTCGAGGCCTCGTTCGAGATGGAAGGGGCATAG
- a CDS encoding ABC transporter permease translates to MRIFAKYRILLPVVSLAVLLAATFYMQPRAMSYFGINLLFNLAVPIALATIAQMMIIMVNDIDLSLGAFVSLVACITATYLNDTPMLGLLILLALVLCYAALGAVIHALELPAIVVTLGMSFVWGGLALFILPSPGGASPGWLRTLMTVKPPYIPMAVAASVIIAIVTHLLVIRSGIGTVLRGVGGNARSVQRAGWPVVRLKALAYGLAGLFGVFAGMALVGLTTSADANIALRYTLLSIAGVILGGGEFIGGKVSPVGAVIGALTLTLAASFLSFLRLSPDWQIGAQGAILILVLTARLLFTRRDAEA, encoded by the coding sequence ATGCGGATCTTCGCGAAATACCGGATCCTGCTGCCCGTGGTCTCGCTGGCGGTGCTGCTGGCGGCGACCTTCTACATGCAGCCGCGGGCGATGAGCTACTTCGGGATCAACCTGCTCTTCAACCTCGCGGTGCCGATCGCGCTGGCGACCATCGCGCAGATGATGATCATCATGGTCAACGACATCGACCTCTCGCTCGGGGCCTTCGTGTCGCTGGTGGCCTGCATCACCGCGACCTACCTCAACGACACGCCGATGCTCGGGCTGCTGATCCTGCTGGCGCTGGTGCTCTGCTACGCCGCGCTCGGCGCGGTGATCCACGCGCTCGAGCTTCCCGCCATCGTGGTGACGCTGGGCATGTCCTTCGTCTGGGGCGGGCTCGCGCTCTTCATCCTTCCCTCGCCCGGCGGCGCGAGCCCCGGCTGGCTGCGCACGCTGATGACCGTCAAGCCGCCCTACATCCCCATGGCCGTCGCGGCCTCGGTGATCATCGCCATCGTCACGCACCTGCTGGTGATCCGCTCGGGCATCGGCACGGTGCTGCGCGGGGTCGGCGGCAATGCCCGCTCGGTTCAGCGCGCCGGCTGGCCGGTGGTGCGGCTGAAGGCGCTGGCCTACGGGCTCGCCGGGCTCTTCGGGGTCTTTGCCGGCATGGCGCTGGTGGGGCTCACAACCTCGGCCGATGCCAATATCGCGCTGCGCTACACGCTTCTGTCGATCGCCGGTGTGATCCTCGGCGGCGGCGAGTTCATCGGCGGCAAGGTGAGCCCGGTGGGCGCGGTGATCGGCGCGCTGACCCTGACGCTCGCCGCCTCGTTCCTCAGCTTCCTGCGGCTCTCTCCCGATTGGCAGATCGGCGCGCAGGGGGCGATCCTGATCCTTGTCCTGACGGCGCGGCTGCTCTTCACCCGCCGCGACGCAGAGGCGTGA